A stretch of the Fusarium musae strain F31 chromosome 2, whole genome shotgun sequence genome encodes the following:
- a CDS encoding hypothetical protein (EggNog:ENOG41) yields MLAAHRDQENLVVSQQVPTKQQHNARFPKTPSRFPQHDENAPTAFTGKTGLGGVKTLNKGNGTRQAMVTPMGTQNRAPLGNKTTNAKAKNGHLGGVKNIIQGIEQTQLKPTAQKPKQRPVDLAPLEIRLKEEQKPIEPQEEEPEYAPPMPKDLPYESDCFPKDMLTLEGLKKENIMKGYYQHFYNPIDDDGVSLQDRQLAEIMKKVAAKAEERNKQERAALTFNIDDLSDTEVQIRAPAPAPKASIADSERKVKGIRTKQPSSLASRRAASALSIHSDASSNSKASSVARTKIRKPLTSLYQSKKPVARSVVPAKTSPAESATGVAASRTTIGYNRGRSASSMVNAQRRGPTAPVGTQRAVKPVETVNSFQSDLTITPARLRQAVKQQQEAKPRPQFMSIFDEDGDDDDLPPLSQPLDISDDEEEEFELKLNF; encoded by the exons ATGTTGGCGGCGCATCGCGACCAAGAGAATCTGGTCGTTAGCCAGCAAGTTCCGACCAAACAGCAACACAATGCACGATTTCCAAAAACCCCATCTCGATTTCCTCAACATGACGAGAATGCTCCCACAGCCTTTACTGGCAAGACCGGACTGGGTGGAGTGAAGACACTGAACAAAGGCAATGGAACACGACAGGCCATGGTCACCCCAATGG GTACCCAGAATCGAGCTCCTCTAGGCAACAAGACCACCAATGCCAAGGCTAAGAACGGGCACCTTGGTGGTGTTAAGAACATCATCCAGGGTATTGAGCAAACGCAACTCAAGCCAACGGCACAGAAGCCCAAGCAGCGACCAGTGGATCTTGCACCTCTTGAGATTCGACTCAAGGAAGAACAGAAACCCATCGAGCCACAGGAAGAAGAGCCGGAATATGCCCCGCCGATGCCCAAGGATCTCCCATATGAATCGGACTGCTTCCCCAAAGATATGCTGACCCTCGAGGgcttgaagaaggaaaataTTATGAAGGGATACTATCAGCATTTCTACAACCCAATCGATGATGACGGTGTCTCTCTACAAGACCGGCAGCTTGCAGAGATAATGAAGAAAGTTGCTGCCAAGGCGGAGGAGCGAAATAAGCAAGAGAGGGCAGCTTTAACCTTCAACATTGACGATCTTTCAGACACCGAAGTGCAGATCAgggcaccagcaccagcaccaaaggCTTCTATTGCGGACTCGGAGCGAAAGGTCAAAGGCATCCGAACCAAGCAGCCTTCGAGTCTGGCATCAAGGCGTGCTGCCTCTGCTTTGTCCATCCACTCAGACGCCAGTAGCAACAGCAAGGCTTCGAGTGTGGCACGAACAAAGATTCGAAAGCCTCTCACCTCTTTATATCAAAGCAAGAAGCCTGTCGCCAGAAGTGTGGTGCCTGCCAAGACATCGCCTGCAGAGAGTGCTACTGGCGTAGCTGCATCCCGAACCACCATCGGCTACAACCGAGGTAGATCAGCATCCTCAATGGTCAACGCTCAACGTCGCGGGCCTACAGCGCCTGTTGGAACACAGCGTGCTGTCAAGCCCGTCGAGACAGTCAACTCTTTTCAGTCTGATCTTACTATCACCCCAGCTCGCCTCCGCCAGGCGGtaaagcagcagcaggaagCCAAGCCTAGACCTCAGTTCATGTCTATcttcgatgaggatggagatgacgatgatctcCCACCTCTGAGCCAGCCGCTTGACATctccgacgatgaagaggaggagtttgagctgaagctgaactTCTAA
- a CDS encoding hypothetical protein (EggNog:ENOG41): protein MSTQFPVFQQDQFDIFEWHPKFLSCLRYFIDHAQYSPAVQTVAACVNILLPFQKGNPHPLTPTRNGPPSSSSSSRGSVPGSLPLGSTSITLIPYIRRLIVTGFDTPAVLHGFFGDDWMLGIGRVHESERRNYMFAAKSDNWLRVKTQYDMDDGQTVPFLRPLQNVTEEEIQAAETNWSEWLAMQDWMLGPRAPPDLSEHFVTVKKERD, encoded by the exons ATGTCGACACAGTTTCCAGTC TTCCAACAAGACCAGTTTGACATTTTCGAATGGCATCCCAAGTTCCTATCTTGTCTTCGGTACTTTATCGATCATGCTCAGTATAGCCCAGCAGTTCAAACTGTCGCTGCTTGCGTCAACATTCTCCTCCCTTTCCAAAAAGGAAACCCACATCCTCTAACGCCGACGCGCAATGGCcccccttcatcttcatcttcctccagaGGGTCAGTCCCTGGAAGTTTACCCTTGGGATCTACCTCAATCACTCTCATTCCTTACATTCGCCGTCTCATAGTGACAGGATTCGATACGCCCGCCGTTCTCCATGGATTCTTTGGCGACGATTGGATGCTCGGAATTGGACGGGTTCATGAGAGTGAGCGCAGAAACTACATGTTTGCCGCTAAGAGCGATAACTGGCTGAGAGTCAAAACTCAATATGATATGGACGATGGGCAAACAGTCCCATTTCTGAGACCGCTACAGAACGTCACCGAGGAAGAGATACAGGCCGCTGAAACCAACTGGAGCGAATGGCTCGCAATGCAAGACTGGATGCTTGGGCCGAGGGCTCCGCCGGATCTCAGCGAGCATTTTGTCACGGTTAAGAAGGAACGTGACTGA
- a CDS encoding hypothetical protein (EggNog:ENOG41~BUSCO:EOG09264XUV) — protein MDRIKEKMNQLRLEADEASGKVEELQSKVKVLEQENLSKEQEITSLQHKNNLLEGEVEKLENAVKDFKKAADEGQQHGTQNETLQRRLQLLEEEAEDADKTLREANEKLRQTDVKAGHFERKVQALENERDQWESKYEEMSQKYTTLQKELEELQAEIGNI, from the exons ATGGATCGCATCAAGGAG AAAATGAACCAGCTCCGTCTGGAGGCCGACGAGGCCAgtggcaaggttgaggagctccagagcaaggtcaaggttctcGAGCAAGAGAACCTGTCAAAGGAGCAGGAAATCACCTCTCTCCAGCACAAGAACAACCTCCTCGAGGGCgaggtcgagaagcttgagaacgcCGTCAAGGATTTCAAGAAGGCCGCCGATGAGGGCCAGCAGCACGGTACTCAAAACGAAACTCTTCAGCGAAGGCTGCAActcctcgaggaggaggccgaGGATGCCGACAAGACACTCCGTGAGGCCAACGAGAA GCTCCGACAGACCGACGTCAAGGCCGGACACTTCGAGCGAAAGGTGCAAGCCCTTGAGAACGAGCGTGATCAGTGGGAGTCCAAGTACGAGGAGATGTCGCAGAAGTACACCACTCTCCagaaggagctggaggagCTCCAGGCCGAGATTGGCAACATCTAA
- the SET1 gene encoding histone methyltransferase set1 (EggNog:ENOG41~BUSCO:EOG09264CH7) translates to MTRPPGASFAQFFPTAPKVKAQSQIRPDLNRDREQSKPGPTPASMTGACDPTSTSAASDADANTGQNGTVSSLDTMPAQPEDTESPFTDIPSTVDSASSYSSTASSIFSTTARHGAAATSASSRIPTSSLTPIAFKDSPNSLASATTKPDMSTCLTADRAARQSSRNSPAVGFNGSISDGLLSNERIPARDPMPSVKGLKCTYDPLLDRVHNKSVSKNAKPTYMEFGRDDDAPPKDPRLAKSDGRLGYINTDYYLPKSRLRTAPENIKPYPYDSKTSIGPGPPTQIVVTRYNPLVPFSKVTAIFATFGEIAESSNKMHPETGSYLGFATIRYRDSKRTDRPPVSAMEAARRAVRTRGIKVDADIVRVEYDAEGRRSRRMLEEHLKREKEKFEKKEQERLALAAKAPPTGPKSGTAPVFTRPPPTAPKGPSAQRQPVVPSAPQLSLTPSQQKGLNLESSNLTQKLADDPYIYVTGDSVPVLPSILPHMKKRLKNYGFEEIRVDKSGYFIVFRNSFTGKSEAERCFRAVNHTEFFNYDMTMQLCLPRPHRDGPSSHRRSSASPERKTNPEPRYRDEKERRRREEEADLEEEKKQRAKNFDPVIEAVEVVRREMTEHLIRHIRTKVAAPALSDFLDPANHAAKRRKLNIEHPDDLQEMASVEDGNDSSRVGTPNSRADPIERPTGRIAPKALPRIRKTKVKQKNAFVDPFARKRPPVARNPFRSLHHRLRGLDSDAESDDDTDTRTLLARETEEAESRPRSRMSTDDEASKDDFVPWEQGEDDSMTEASFAIADSAHSRKRKLAESVESAFKRQKKSDEELFGVRLTALGSGFETREGSADIIPEPETGDDIDSRISRSETPVSVVGKPLKKRPSRAKKPKIFEDLGAQDLRAETESQRDEEEAVEPPKANAKKAVAITEKPTAKEVVTEKYDEKLLSTEPLTPALALPDGAKPDLPLFQGLAIGQSDIPDVSKLSRRFTAKDIGNPELWLWTRNRIRELNSANRTLDSPVTIGGYYVPNPTGCARTEGVKKILNSEKSKYLPHHIKVQKARQELEARNKSGKDAARIAIEKQAATDSERNKRASNRRYVQDLNDQKKTLGQDADIFKFNQLKKRKKPVKFERSAIHNWGLYAMENIAKDDMIIEYVGEQVRQQIAEIRENRYLKSGIGSSYLFRIDDNTVIDATKKGGIARFINHSCDPNCTAKIIKVEGSKRIVIYALKDIATTDELTYDYKFEREIGSLDRIPCLCGTANCKGFLN, encoded by the exons ATGACTCGCCCGCCAGGCGCGAGCTTCGCGCAATTCTTCCCCACCGCTCCAAAGGTAAAAGCACAGTCCCAGATTCGTCCAGACCTCAATAGAGATCGCGAACAATCCAAACCTGGGCCGACACCGGCCTCTATGACCGGTGCCTGCGACcctacatcaacatcagctgCGTCAGACGCAGACGCGAATACTGGCCAAAACGGCACTGTTTCATCGTTGGATACTATGCCAGCACAGCCCGAAGACACAGAATCGCCATTCACAGACATTCCCAGCACTGTCGACTCGGCTAGCTCATACAGTAGCACGGCCTCATCAATATTTAGCACAACCGCCCGCCACGGTGCCGCGGCAACTTCAGCTTCGTCCCGTATTCCCACCTCGAGCCTTACTCCCATCGCTTTCAAAGATTCTCCCAACTCATTGGCTTCGGCCACCACAAAGCCAGACATGTCTACATGTCTGACCGCCGATCGGGCCGCGAGACAGTCCTCCCGAAACTCACCCGCCGTTGGTTTTAATGGCTCGATATCAGACGGACTCCTTTCCAATGAGCGCATTCCGGCTCGAGATCCCATGCCCTCCGTCAAGGGCCTCAAGTGCACCTATGATCCGCTCCTCGATCGAGTACACAATAAGAGCGTCAGCAAGAACGCGAAACCGACATACATGGAGTTCGGTCGA GACGATGACGCCCCCCCTAAAGACCCTCGACTGGCCAAGTCGGACGGTCGCCTCGGTTATATCAATACCGATTACTACCTCCCTAAATCGCGTTTGCGAACAGCACCCGAGAACATCAAGCCCTATCCCTATGATTCCAAGACATCGATTGGTCCTGGCCCACCCACGCAGATTGTAGTGACGAGGTACAATCCGCTTGTCCCTTTCAGCAAAGTGACGGCCATTTTTGCCACCTTTGGTGAAATTGCAgagagcagcaacaagatgCACCCAGAAACAGGTAGCTATCTTGGTTTTGCAACAATCCGATATCGGGACTCTAAGCGAACTGACCGACCTCCCGTCTCTGCTATGGAGGCAGCTCGCCGAGCTGTACGGACTCGAGGCATTAAGGTTGACGCCGACATTGTCCGTGTAGAGTATGATGCGGAAGGGCGCAGAAGCCGACGTATGCTGGAAGAACACCTCaagagggaaaaggaaaagtttgagaagaaggaacaAGAGCGACTTGCTCTTGCAGCCAAAGCTCCTCCGACTGGTCCCAAATCTGGAACTGCTCCTGTCTTCACTAGACCTCCCCCAACCGCTCCTAAGGGTCCCTCAGCACAGCGACAACCTGTAGTCCCGAGCGCACCACAACTTTCTCTAACCCCCTCGCAACAAAAAGGTCTCAATCTCGAATCTTCAAACCTTACCCAAAAACTCGCGGACGATCCATATATTTACGTTACAGGCGATAGTGTCCCAGTACTACCAAGTATTCTTCCACACATGAAGAAACGACTCAAGAATTACGGGTTTGAAGAAATCCGAGTCGATAAGTCGGGCTATTTCATCGTGTTCCGCAACTCGTTCACCGGGAAGTCAGAAGCTGAACGATGTTTTCGCGCTGTTAACCACACCGAATTTTTCAATTATGACATGACCATGCAATTATGCCTACCTCGTCCCCATCGAGATGGCCCCTCGAGTCACCGACGATCCAGTGCAAGCCCAGAGCGAAAAACAAATCCCGAGCCCCGATATCGCGACGAGAAGGAAAGGcggcgaagagaagaggaagcagaccttgaagaggagaagaagcaaagagcTAAGAACTTTGATCCGGTGATCGAGGCTGTGGAGGTTGTTAGACGCGAGATGACAGAACATCTGATTCGACACATTCGCACCAAGGTCGCCGCACCAGCTCTCTCGGATTTCCTGGATCCTGCCAATCATGCCGCTAAGCGCCGGAAGTTGAACATTGAGCATCCCGATGATTTGCAGGAGATGGCCAGTGTCGAAGATGGCAATGACAGCTCACGTGTAGGAACTCCCAACTCCCGAGCTGATCCAATTGAGCGACCAACTGGTCGAATTGCACCCAAAGCCCTGCCGAGAATTCGCAAAACCAAGGTCAAGCAAAAGAACGCTTTTGTTGACCCCTTCGCGCGGAAACGGCCACCTGTTGCTCGGAATCCTTTCCGTTCGCTGCATCACCGTCTCAGAGGCCTTGATAGTGATGCCGAGTCCGATGACGACACGGACACTCGTACGCTGTTGGCGCGTGAgacagaagaagctgagtCGCGACCTCGCAGCCGGATGAGCACTGATGACGAGGCGTCCAAGGATGATTTTGTGCCATGGGAGCAAGGCGAGGACGATTCTATGACCGAAGCCAGCTTCGCTATAGCAGATTCTGCTCATTCCAGAAAGCGGAAGTTGGCAGAATCAGTGGAATCGGCTTTCAAACGCCAAAAGAAGTCTGATGAGGAATTGTTTGGCGTTAGGCTCACAGCGCTTGGGTCTGGATTTGAGACGCGCGAAGGTTCTGCGGACATAATCCCCGAACCAGAAACAGGCGACGACATTGACAGTCGAATATCCCGATCCGAAACGCCAGTTTCAGTCGTCGGTAAACCTCTGAAGAAACGACCATCCAGggcaaagaagccaaagattTTTGAGGACCTCGGCGCTCAGGACCTTCGGGCGGAAACAGAGTCTCAAcgtgacgaggaggaagctgtGGAACCTCCAAAGGCTAATGCTAAGAAGGCTGTAGCGATCACCGAAAAGCCCACCGCAAAAGAGGTTGTCACGGAGAAGTATGACGAGAAACTCCTGTCAACAGAACCCTTAACTCCTGCACTGGCGCTACCCGATGGCGCCAAGCCTGATTTACCACTCTTTCAAGGACTGGCAATTGGTCAGAGTGATATACCTGATGTCTCCAAACTTTCCAGAAGGTTCACTGCAAAGGACATCGGCAACCCAGAGTTGTGGCTATGGACCCGTAACCGCATTAGGGAGCTCAACTCTGCCAACAGGACGTTGGATTCTCCGGTCACCATCGGCGGCTACTATGTACCGAACCCTACTGGCTGCGCACGAACTGAGGGTGTCAAAAAGATTCTCAACTCTGAAAAGTCTAAGTACTTACCTCACCATATCAAGGTGCAGAAAGCAAGACAGGAGCTTGAAGCCCGCAACAAGTCGGGCAAGGATGCAGCAAGAATCGCCATCGAGAAACAAGCTGCTACTGATAGTGAACGAAACAAACGCGCTTCCAACCGTCGCTACGTGCAAGACCTCAACGACCAAAAGAAAACACTCGGCCAAGACGCCGATATCTTCAAATTCAaccagctcaagaagcggaagaagCCCGTCAAGTTTGAGCGCTCAGCCATCCATAACTGGGGTTTATATGCTATGGAGAACATTGCCAAGGATGACATGATTATTGAGTATGTTGGAGAGCAAGTTCGACAGCAGATTGCCGAGATCCGCGAGAACCGATATCTTAAAAGTGGCATTGGAAGCAGTTACCTATTCCGTATCGACGACAATACTGTCATTGACGCGACAAAGAAGGGTGGTATTGCGCGTTTCATCAACCACAGTTGTGACCCTAATTGcactgccaagatcatcaaggtcgAGGGAAGCAAGCGCATTGTCATCTATGCGCTTAAGGACATTGCCACGA CCGATGAATTGACGTACGATTACAAATTTGAGCGTGAGATCGGTAGTCTAGACCGCATTCCTTGCCTCTGCGGCACAGCGAACTGCAAGGGCTTCCTCAACtga